From a single Pempheris klunzingeri isolate RE-2024b chromosome 2, fPemKlu1.hap1, whole genome shotgun sequence genomic region:
- the mitfa gene encoding melanocyte inducing transcription factor a isoform X3, whose protein sequence is MEVVKVQSHLDNPAKYHIPQTQRQQVRQYLPTTLGGKGGSQCPSQPPEHGMPPGPGSSAPNSPMALLTLSSNCEKEMDDVIDDIISLESSYSEDVLGLMDPGLQINNQLPVSGNLLDMYGNQGLPLPGLAISNSCPPNIKREYTAPGMKQALDKPGSCGQYESYQRPEGFPVEAEVRALAKERQKKDNHNLIERRRRFNINDRIKELGTLIPKSNDPDMRWNKGTILKASVDYIRRLQREQQRAKELECRQRKLEHANRHLMLRIQELEIQARAHGLTVVSSPSVCTSDLMARAIKQEPVLGDCPSDIYQHSSAPDMSPPTTLDLNNGTITFDKIPAYAGDPGPYGNTRTCKMKELVRDTTLSPISPSDPLLSSMSPEGSNNGSSQHSSCSSVEEKEHGC, encoded by the exons GTGCAGTCCCACCTGGACAACCCCGCCAAGTACCACATCCCGCAGACCCAGAGGCAGCAGGTCCGGCAGTACCTGCCCACCACCCTGGGTGGTAAAGGTGGCAGCCAGTGCCCCAGCCAGCCCCCCGAGCACGGCATGCCACCTGGGCCCGGCAGCAGCGCCCCCAACAGCCCCATGGCCCTGCTCACCCTCAGCTCCAACTGTGAGAAGGAG ATGGACGACGTGATTGACGACATTATCAGCTTGGAGTCCAGTTACAGCGAAGATGTTCTTGGACTGATGGACCCAGGACTCCAAATCAACAACCAG CTCCCCGTGTCTGGGAACCTTCTCGATATGTACGGCAACCAGGGACTCCCCCTCCCCGGCCTCGCCATCAGCAACTCCTGCCCCCCCAACATTAAGAGGGAATACACAG CTCCTGGTATGAAGCAAGCGCTGGACAAGCCTGGATCCTGTGGCCAGTATGAAAGCTATCAAAGGCCAGAGGGCTTTCCAGTAG AGGCTGAAGTTCGTGCTCTCGctaaagagagacaaaagaaagacaacCACAACCTAA TTGAGCGAAGACGCAGATTCAACATCAACGATCGCATCAAAGAGCTGGGAACCTTGATACCCAAGTCGAACGATCC AGACATGCGCTGGAATAAGGGCACCATTCTGAAGGCCTCCGTGGACTACATCAGGAGGCTGCAGcgggagcagcagagagccaaGGAGCTCGAGTGCAGGCAGAGGAAGCTGGAACACGCTAACCGCCATCTGATGCTCCGTATACAG GAGCTGGAGATCCAGGCCCGAGCTCACGGTCTCACAGTGGTCTCATCGCCGTCTGTCTGCACCTCGGATCTGATGGCCCGGGCCATTAAACAGGAGCCCGTCCTTGGCGACTGCCCCTCGGACATCTACCAGCATAGCTCGGCTCCTGACATGTCCCCTCCAACCACACTGGACCTCAACAACGGCACCATCACCTTCGACAAGATTCCTGCGTACGCTGGGGACCCCGGCCCCTACGGAAACACCCGGACCTGTAAAATGAAGGAACTGGTCAGGGACACCACCCTGTCGCCCATTTCTCCCAGTGATCCCCTGCTGTCCTCCATGTCCCCAGAGGGCTCTAATAATGGCAGCAGCCAGCACAGTTCCTGCTCGAgcgtggaggagaaggagcatgGCTGTTAG
- the mitfa gene encoding melanocyte inducing transcription factor a isoform X2, translated as MLEMLEYSHYQVQSHLDNPAKYHIPQTQRQQVRQYLPTTLGGKGGSQCPSQPPEHGMPPGPGSSAPNSPMALLTLSSNCEKEMDDVIDDIISLESSYSEDVLGLMDPGLQINNQLPVSGNLLDMYGNQGLPLPGLAISNSCPPNIKREYTAPGMKQALDKPGSCGQYESYQRPEGFPVEAEVRALAKERQKKDNHNLIERRRRFNINDRIKELGTLIPKSNDPDMRWNKGTILKASVDYIRRLQREQQRAKELECRQRKLEHANRHLMLRIQELEIQARAHGLTVVSSPSVCTSDLMARAIKQEPVLGDCPSDIYQHSSAPDMSPPTTLDLNNGTITFDKIPAYAGDPGPYGNTRTCKMKELVRDTTLSPISPSDPLLSSMSPEGSNNGSSQHSSCSSVEEKEHGC; from the exons GTGCAGTCCCACCTGGACAACCCCGCCAAGTACCACATCCCGCAGACCCAGAGGCAGCAGGTCCGGCAGTACCTGCCCACCACCCTGGGTGGTAAAGGTGGCAGCCAGTGCCCCAGCCAGCCCCCCGAGCACGGCATGCCACCTGGGCCCGGCAGCAGCGCCCCCAACAGCCCCATGGCCCTGCTCACCCTCAGCTCCAACTGTGAGAAGGAG ATGGACGACGTGATTGACGACATTATCAGCTTGGAGTCCAGTTACAGCGAAGATGTTCTTGGACTGATGGACCCAGGACTCCAAATCAACAACCAG CTCCCCGTGTCTGGGAACCTTCTCGATATGTACGGCAACCAGGGACTCCCCCTCCCCGGCCTCGCCATCAGCAACTCCTGCCCCCCCAACATTAAGAGGGAATACACAG CTCCTGGTATGAAGCAAGCGCTGGACAAGCCTGGATCCTGTGGCCAGTATGAAAGCTATCAAAGGCCAGAGGGCTTTCCAGTAG AGGCTGAAGTTCGTGCTCTCGctaaagagagacaaaagaaagacaacCACAACCTAA TTGAGCGAAGACGCAGATTCAACATCAACGATCGCATCAAAGAGCTGGGAACCTTGATACCCAAGTCGAACGATCC AGACATGCGCTGGAATAAGGGCACCATTCTGAAGGCCTCCGTGGACTACATCAGGAGGCTGCAGcgggagcagcagagagccaaGGAGCTCGAGTGCAGGCAGAGGAAGCTGGAACACGCTAACCGCCATCTGATGCTCCGTATACAG GAGCTGGAGATCCAGGCCCGAGCTCACGGTCTCACAGTGGTCTCATCGCCGTCTGTCTGCACCTCGGATCTGATGGCCCGGGCCATTAAACAGGAGCCCGTCCTTGGCGACTGCCCCTCGGACATCTACCAGCATAGCTCGGCTCCTGACATGTCCCCTCCAACCACACTGGACCTCAACAACGGCACCATCACCTTCGACAAGATTCCTGCGTACGCTGGGGACCCCGGCCCCTACGGAAACACCCGGACCTGTAAAATGAAGGAACTGGTCAGGGACACCACCCTGTCGCCCATTTCTCCCAGTGATCCCCTGCTGTCCTCCATGTCCCCAGAGGGCTCTAATAATGGCAGCAGCCAGCACAGTTCCTGCTCGAgcgtggaggagaaggagcatgGCTGTTAG
- the mitfa gene encoding melanocyte inducing transcription factor a isoform X1 codes for MLEMLEYSHYQVQSHLDNPAKYHIPQTQRQQVRQYLPTTLGGKGGSQCPSQPPEHGMPPGPGSSAPNSPMALLTLSSNCEKEVGPTPLHTSHSLCEPVITESSVVLIQMDDVIDDIISLESSYSEDVLGLMDPGLQINNQLPVSGNLLDMYGNQGLPLPGLAISNSCPPNIKREYTAPGMKQALDKPGSCGQYESYQRPEGFPVEAEVRALAKERQKKDNHNLIERRRRFNINDRIKELGTLIPKSNDPDMRWNKGTILKASVDYIRRLQREQQRAKELECRQRKLEHANRHLMLRIQELEIQARAHGLTVVSSPSVCTSDLMARAIKQEPVLGDCPSDIYQHSSAPDMSPPTTLDLNNGTITFDKIPAYAGDPGPYGNTRTCKMKELVRDTTLSPISPSDPLLSSMSPEGSNNGSSQHSSCSSVEEKEHGC; via the exons GTGCAGTCCCACCTGGACAACCCCGCCAAGTACCACATCCCGCAGACCCAGAGGCAGCAGGTCCGGCAGTACCTGCCCACCACCCTGGGTGGTAAAGGTGGCAGCCAGTGCCCCAGCCAGCCCCCCGAGCACGGCATGCCACCTGGGCCCGGCAGCAGCGCCCCCAACAGCCCCATGGCCCTGCTCACCCTCAGCTCCAACTGTGAGAAGGAGGTAGGCCCAACACCTTTACACACCTCACATTCACTCTGTGAACCGGTGATCACTGAGTCCTCCGTGGTTCTGATCCAGATGGACGACGTGATTGACGACATTATCAGCTTGGAGTCCAGTTACAGCGAAGATGTTCTTGGACTGATGGACCCAGGACTCCAAATCAACAACCAG CTCCCCGTGTCTGGGAACCTTCTCGATATGTACGGCAACCAGGGACTCCCCCTCCCCGGCCTCGCCATCAGCAACTCCTGCCCCCCCAACATTAAGAGGGAATACACAG CTCCTGGTATGAAGCAAGCGCTGGACAAGCCTGGATCCTGTGGCCAGTATGAAAGCTATCAAAGGCCAGAGGGCTTTCCAGTAG AGGCTGAAGTTCGTGCTCTCGctaaagagagacaaaagaaagacaacCACAACCTAA TTGAGCGAAGACGCAGATTCAACATCAACGATCGCATCAAAGAGCTGGGAACCTTGATACCCAAGTCGAACGATCC AGACATGCGCTGGAATAAGGGCACCATTCTGAAGGCCTCCGTGGACTACATCAGGAGGCTGCAGcgggagcagcagagagccaaGGAGCTCGAGTGCAGGCAGAGGAAGCTGGAACACGCTAACCGCCATCTGATGCTCCGTATACAG GAGCTGGAGATCCAGGCCCGAGCTCACGGTCTCACAGTGGTCTCATCGCCGTCTGTCTGCACCTCGGATCTGATGGCCCGGGCCATTAAACAGGAGCCCGTCCTTGGCGACTGCCCCTCGGACATCTACCAGCATAGCTCGGCTCCTGACATGTCCCCTCCAACCACACTGGACCTCAACAACGGCACCATCACCTTCGACAAGATTCCTGCGTACGCTGGGGACCCCGGCCCCTACGGAAACACCCGGACCTGTAAAATGAAGGAACTGGTCAGGGACACCACCCTGTCGCCCATTTCTCCCAGTGATCCCCTGCTGTCCTCCATGTCCCCAGAGGGCTCTAATAATGGCAGCAGCCAGCACAGTTCCTGCTCGAgcgtggaggagaaggagcatgGCTGTTAG